Proteins from one Ananas comosus cultivar F153 linkage group 5, ASM154086v1, whole genome shotgun sequence genomic window:
- the LOC109710273 gene encoding hydroquinone glucosyltransferase-like: MEEETAATTSILRRRPHVALLCSPGVGHLIPRLHGFSVTLLANPLGSSAAIPPLLPVDGLPFRFVPLPDTPPDAGPPTQSSSPVPRIVRAVTCNLPHVRAALDSAGPPVDALVVDMFSVDALDVARERRVPCYMFFTSPCTCLALLRHVPALHEAVRGEFAGPVRPPGCAPVRPEDLLDSLRDRTGEAYAAILRVTRRFGEVEGFLVNSFEELEPGAFAALNGGEARGPPVYPVGPLVRTGRVEPGEECLIRWLDRQPPGSVVFVSFGSGGTLSREQTRELALGLEASGHRFLWAAKSPVEGRAHGAFFGGRNGPAAEYLPAGFAERTGGVGLAVARWAPQAAVLGQAAVGGFVTHCGWNSALESIASGVPMIAWPLYAEQRMNAAMLADEAGVALRPQRLMEGQQGEALRTRTRLLRDAAARAVAEGGSSFRALHDLANKWRLAAH; encoded by the coding sequence ATGGAGGAGGAGACCGCAGCAACAACAAGTATACTGCGGCGACGTCCCCACGTAGCCCTCCTGTGCAGCCCCGGCGTGGGCCACCTCATCCCCCGGCTCCACGGCTTCTCCGTCACCCTCCTCGCCAATCCCCTCGGCTCCTCCGCCGCGATTCCACCCCTCCTCCCCGTCGACGGACTACCCTTCCGATTCGTCCCACTCCCCGACACGCCGCCCGACGCAGGCCCGCCGACACAATCTAGCTCCCCCGTCCCCCGCATCGTCCGCGCGGTCACGTGCAACCTCCCCCACGTGCGCGCCGCGCTGGACTCGGCGGGGCCCCCAGTCGACGCCCTCGTCGTCGACATGTTCAGCGTCGACGCGCTCGACGTCGCGCGCGAGCGCCGCGTCCCGTGCTACATGTTCTTCACCTCCCCCTGCACGTGCCTCGCCCTGCTCCGCCACGTGCCGGCGCTGCACGAGGCCGTGCGCGGGGAGTTCGCGGGCCCGGTCCGGCCCCCCGGGTGCGCCCCGGTCCGGCCCGAGGACCTGCTCGACTCGCTCCGGGACCGGACCGGGGAGGCGTACGCCGCGATCCTGCGCGTCACGCGGCGGTTCGGGGAGGTGGAGGGGTTTCTGGTGAACAGCTTCGAGGAGTTGGAGCCCGGGGCGTTCGCGGCTCTGAACGGCGGCGAGGCGCGGGGCCCACCGGTCTACCCCGTGGGGCCGCTGGTCCGGACGGGGCGGGTCGAGCCGGGCGAGGAGTGCCTGATCAGGTGGCTGGACCGGCAGCCTCCGGGCTCGGTGGTGTTCGTGTCGTTCGGGAGCGGGGGGACGCTCTCGCGGGAGCAGACGCGCGAGCTCGCCCTGGGACTGGAGGCGAGCGGGCACAGGTTCCTGTGGGCCGCGAAGAGCCCGGTAGAAGGGCGGGCCCACGGCGCGTTTTTCGGTGGCCGGAACGGGCCGGCGGCGGAGTACTTGCCGGCGGGGTTTGCGGAGAGGACGGGGGGAGTGGGGCTGGCGGTGGCGCGGTGGGCGCCGCAGGCGGCGGTGCTGGGGCAAGCGGCGGTGGGGGGGTTCGTGACGCACTGCGGGTGGAACTCGGCGCTGGAGAGCATCGCGAGCGGCGTGCCGATGATCGCGTGGCCGCTGTACGCGGAGCAGCGGATGAACGCGGCGATGCTGGCGGACGAGGCGGGGGTGGCGCTGCGGCCCCAGCGCTTGATGGAAGGGCAGCAAGGGGAGGCCCTGCGGACCAGGACGCGCCTGCTCAGGGATGCCGCCGCGCGTGCCGTCGCCGAGGGCGGCTCCTCCTTTCGAGCACTGCACGACCTGGCGAACAAGTGGAGGCTCGCCGCCCATTAA
- the LOC109710844 gene encoding uncharacterized protein LOC109710844 produces the protein MEINNNNNNNSNNKKLIWDCGSSLYDSFELDSFKRRLDSAIASRSLSMPHHVISAAPPPRPPASPKTHRLLKLPKLLHRALRRVLGVRTGRVDGEPSSVRPYDRTLFDEGVRLASIPEASEKGSPELLSSSAARRTLSEQFATLEMVL, from the coding sequence ATGGagatcaacaacaacaataacaacaacagcaacaacaagaAGCTTATATGGGACTGTGGAAGCTCCCTCTACGACTCCTTCGAGCTCGACTCCTTCAAGCGCCGCCTCGACTCCGCCATCGCCTCCCGCTCCCTCTCCATGCCGCACCACGTGATCTCCGCAGCACCGCCGCCGCGTCCCCCCGCCTCCCCGAAGACGCATCGCCTCCTCAAGCTCCCCAAATTGCTCCACCGAGCACTCCGCAGGGTGCTCGGCGTGCGCACGGGGCGCGTCGACGGCGAGCCATCGTCGGTCCGGCCCTACGACCGCACGCTTTTCGACGAAGGCGTGCGGCTCGCGTCAATACCGGAGGCCTCCGAGAAGGGATCGCCCGAGCTGCTGAGCAGTTCCGCCGCGAGACGGACCTTGTCGGAGCAGTTCGCGACCTTGGAGATGGTGCTGTAA
- the LOC109711123 gene encoding LIX1-like protein, with protein MAEQTPKSPPSAPPPPPPPPHQKLPHPPEEAAAAAARGWSAHGYPNPPDAANPDPATLREQWRFAIRQYSRWYSHAWGTAILAGAAFFALGWIVKGSNPLPSRSDHRADDEKR; from the exons ATGGCGGAGCAAACCCCAAAGTCGCCAccctcggcgccgccgccgccgccacctccgccgcatCAGAAGCTTCCTCATCcgccggaggaggcggcggcggcggcggcgcgagggtGGAGTGCGCACGGGTACCCGAACCCCCCGGACGCGGCGAACCCGGACCCGGCGACGCTGCGGGAGCAGTGGCGCTTCGCCATACGGCAGTATAGCCGATGGTACTCCCACGCGTGGGGCACCGCCAtcctcgccggcgccgccttCTTCGCCCTCGGGTGGATCGTCAAGGGCTCCAACCCCCTCCCCTCCCGCTCCGATCACCGCGCCGACGATGAAAAGAG GTAA
- the LOC109711122 gene encoding high mobility group B protein 6-like, protein MATVAAKKGRGRKALNAIPDSDANISAEKGSGLAAILSPQKSKRVLSKNKAPAPVAAASAPAASSFADELQDLQEKLQKLQIEKEKTEELLRERDAMLREKEEEIENRGKERERLQAELKKLQKTKEFKPTVSFPLVASLREKEEQEGNEKKKKKKKKKKNCAERKKPCPAYILWCRDQWNEIKRENSEADFKEVSNALGAKWKALGAEEKQPYEDKYQQEKEAYLQIVGQEKRENEAMKLLEGEQMQKTAMELLDQYLQFKQEAENEGKKVRKEKDPSKPKQPMSAFFLFSKEQRSALLEENKNVCEIAKIAGEEWKNMTEERRAPYEEIARKEKEEYHRQMEIYKQKKLEEAATLEKEEEEHKKVLKQEALQLLKRKEKTENIIKKTKENHQKKKDHNTDPNKPKKPASSFLLFSKETRKKLIEQRPGISNTTLNALISVKWKELSNEEKQIWNNRAAEGMAIYKKEMEEYNKSISTADNIAVPNKAP, encoded by the exons ATGGCGACCGTGGCGGCCAAGAAAGGCCGGGGCCGGAAGGCCCTGAACGCGATCCCCGACAGCGATGCCAACATCTCTGCCGAGAAGGGGAGCGGCCTTGCTGCGATCCTCTCCCCTCAGAAATCCAAGCGAGTCCTCTCCAAGAACAAAGCCCCGGCCCCGGTCGCTGCCGCTTCAGCCCCCGCTGCATCGTCCTTCGCAGACGAGTTGCAGGATCTGCAAGAGAAGCTCCAGAAGCTCCAGATCGAGAAGGAGAAAACAGAGGAGCTCCTCCGCGAGCGGGACGCGATGCTgagggagaaagaggaggagatcgAGAACCGCGGGAAGGAGCGGGAGCGGCTCCAGGCCGAGCTCAAGAAGCTGCAGAAGACGAAGGAGTTCAAGCCCACAGTG AGTTTTCCTCTTGTTGCGTCCTTGAGGGAGAAAGAGGAGCAAGAAGGgaacgagaagaagaagaaaaagaagaagaagaagaagaactgcGCCGAGCGGAAGAAGCCGTGCCCGGCGTACATTCTCTGGTGCAGGGATCAGTGGAATGAG ATCAAGAGAGAGAACTCGGAGGCGGATTTCAAGGAGGTGTCGAACGCCCTCGGGGCGAAGTGGAAGGCGCTGGGCGCGGAGGAGAAGCAGCCGTACGAAGACAAGTACCAGCAGGAGAAGGAGGCCTACTTGCAGATCGTCGGGCAGGAGAAGCGCGAGAACGAGGCGATGAAGCTCTTGGAGGGGGAGCAGATGCAGAAGACGGCGATGGAGCTCCTCGACCAGTATCTCCAATTCAAACAG GAAGCGGAGAACGAGGGCAAGAAAGTGAG GAAAGAGAAGGATCCATCGAAGCCGAAGCAACCCATGTCGGCATTTTTCCTCTTCTCGAAAGAACAGCGATCGGCTCTGCTCGAAGAAAACAAGAATGTTTGCGAG ATTGCTAAGATTGCTGGCGAGGAATGGAAGAACATGACCGAGGAACGGAGAGCGCCTTACGAAGAG ATTGCaaggaaggagaaagaagagtaTCACCGACAGATGGAGATTTACAAGCAGAAGAAACTTGAG GAAGCTGCAACcttagagaaagaagaagaggaacatAAGAAGGTTCTGAAACAGGAAGCTCTGCAGCTTCttaagagaaaggagaaaacaGAGAACATCATAAAG AAAACAAAGGAAAATCACCAGAAAAAGAAAGATCATAACACAGATCCAAACAAACCAAAGAAACCAGcctcttctttccttctcttcaG CAAAGAAACAAGGAAGAAATTGATAGAGCAGCGCCCCGGCATTAGCAATACCACACTCAATGCTCTTATTTCTGTCAAATGGAAG GAATTAAGCAATGAAGAGAAGCAAATCTGGAACAACAGAGCTGCAGAGGGCATGGCAATATACAAAAAGGAGATGGAAGAGTACAACAAATCAATTTCTACGGCCGACAATATAGCCGTCCCTAACAAAGCGCCTTGA